CAGGGGctgacaggggacagggggttccttggggtgtcccagcccacCCACATCCAGCACACAGGacctgtccccacagcacagtctgtggagacaggagggacagggtaGAACAGgatgtcactgtccctgtcccctcccagatGTTGGGGTCCTCATCCCGGTGCCCTGTCATGGACATTCCTGTCCCCAGActtggtgtccctgtccccacaaaCACCATGGGTtgcccctgtccctctcccccatccccagtGAGTGTCATTGTCCCCTGTGCCTCATCAGGGGTATCCCCATGGCCCCAGTGGGTGTCCCCAGACTGTCCCCACCTGTCACCCACTCGCAGTTGTATTTGCTCTCAGTCCCGATGGATTTGAGGTGGATCTGCACGTTCGCCTTCCCCTTGACTTTGGTGACCTTGAACTTCTCAAAGGGTGGGATCAGCACCTCCTTCTCACGCTCAACTCTGGAGAATCTCTCTATGTGCCCCCCGTGACATGTCTTCACCACGAACACCGTGGCGCTCCCGAATCCCTGGGCGACACCTTTGCAAAGAGACGACGACGCGAATCGACCGAACCGCACGGTGTCACCAACATTCGCCTCGAACGTGTAGTCATCCACCCCCCAGTACACACAGCGACATTTATGTCCCGGAGAATCCCTCAGTGTGAGCAGGGCATCAGTcagaaggaaatgcagagtTTTAAAGTGGAATTTGTCCCGGTATGCCAGGGGGGAGCTCCCGGCCATGCTGACTTCCTCATTGAACTCCTGGTGCAGGTCATTCATGGTGTAGGCCATGATGGCGATGGCCTGGTCTTTGGACGACAGAGGGTACAAACGAGACCCCCGTCTCTGCCACTCTCTCATGGCTTCAGGCCAGACCTTGGCAAACAGAGGATTCTTCTGGAGCTCAGAGCGGttcagggctggcagctgcgCCCTCATGGCAGGGCCACAGCCCTGGTACTGGTCATCGAAGGAGTCCCAGGCCATGTCCAGGGGTATGACCTTAATGGCCGCGGTGGTCACAGTCATTGCCAGCAATGCCACGGGGAGAGCCAGGAGGGCCATGGAGGGGAGAGGCCACAGGAAACAGTGTGGACACTGAGGGACGCAAAAAAGACACggaggtgacactgagggggTTCCTCAGTGAGGGACTGGGGAGGGCAGTGGGGCCAGCCCGGGGGAAGGGAGGCACTCCTGGCCAGGAGACCCCTGGGCATGTCTGGGGTTAATGATCCCAAAAGCTGGGGTTACTTTTGCGTCCCTAAAATCTCCCagaccccagggaccccaatCCCACAGTGCCACAACCCCCCAAGAAGCCCAGTTCTACTCCCATGATTAAAATTCCactcagcacccccaggaccccaacccaaatcctggggtcactccctgagcccctcagcattcccctcagcctgtcccagaccccagccccactcccagtCCCCAATTTCTTTGGTGTCACCCCAGAACCCCAACCCAAATCCAAGCATCACCCCCTACTCCCAGAGTGTGTCCCAGCCCCCCCATGACCCCAATCTCACTCCCACCATCCCATGTCCCCCCTCACTttcccccagagcaccccaggaCCCCAGTCCCAGTCCTGTGactcccccagtgcccccccagaCCCCAGTCCCACagtcccctgtccctcccaaatgtccccagtgtccccccagcccctgatACCGAAATCAGCCGGAGTGaattccctggcacagctggaggtaCCAGAGAGCCAGAATTCTTTATCAGCTCGGACTCACAGCGaatctctcctgctcctgcagctcagggggcTTTGCACAGGATATTTATCCTCCCTAattataaatattcattaaagTGGGCTGCTTAGCTAACATTAAACTAGGACTTTTCTCGTAAATAATTTGAATGGCTTCACCTCTTTTAGGAAACAATTCTATTGTCCTGACACAGAAGGGGTTTCAGGGCGTGGTTTCCACTGAGTGCTCCAATATCCTGCATCACCTCACCTTGAATTTCTGCCTtttgccctgcactgccccttCTGTGTTACAGAACTTGCCAAAACCCCCCCCTGGAGTTCCCATTACCTCTTTCTCCACTGGCTCCAGCCACATTTATCCTGCTGTATCCCCAATTTTCCAtccttttatgtttttctgctaGGTCATCTTTCAGCCCTATCCAGCACCTTCAGGGGAACTGAaactccttctcttctcttctctcttatTTCTCACCCCCCAGGACCTCAATTCCAGGATCCCATGTCcgcccagtgctcccagtcccactCCCCACTGCTCACTGGTTTGCTCAAATTTTCGGAGGATGCAgccccattttttccctggctgcatttccctctctctttccccagtgctgaggTACTTGAGGTACAGACTTCCTGAAACCCCTGATACCTAAGATTACCCTCTAATGTATAAttctcccttttaatttttaattcttatggaATAAACCTcgttttccccattgcttctttcatcttccaatatccagtttcatttctcagcaaacctacagtttgtttgtaatgGCAAATATCTTGTTTCCATTCATCAATCGGTGGAATCCTTCCcaatgtttcttttctctctctgtactTGTCTTATCTGTATGCAGATGCGCAGCTTGTTTGGAAAGACAGCTCTGATATTCCTCTCAATCCTtcctctatttcttttttttaataattggCTTTAAAAACTTTAGTTTCCATTGACTTAACTCCCTGTTCCTGGGTCTTTTTTGGTTTTCCAATTATTTGCAGTGACAtcaatttctgtccttttgtaGCAGTCTCTGGATCAGTAGCCACGGCTACTACCTGCATTTGCAAGTTCCCACATGAGGTTTCCACCTGCAGTTACATCCCAGATCTGTTTTCTTAGATCTGGACCAGAACCTATTGAAAACCGTTTGAGCTCCGTTCCAGTGTTGCCACTCCCACTGATAGTCACGGACAACATGTGTCCTGCTTGTGGAATTATCTCGGGGGGCAGCTTAAAAATAAGGGGTCAAAACACCTTATCCTTCCCCACGGCTTTGCAGCCTTCAAAATCCTTCTGATTATGGAAGGAGCACCTTTCCCAGCTGCCATTAATGAGATAAACATGTGCTGGATTCCGTCTGCCCTGATTATCTGGAACAATCATAAGGAGGGAAGCTGGGGCTCCGACAATCTAAACCCAAAGATGAACTCCAGTCACAAACACTTTTTCCCAGTCCTGTTTAGACAATAAGTGTCCCTTTCAGAAGAATGAAGCTGCCATGGACTTCCTTCTTCATCCCAGAATCCTGTTCCATTATGGACTTCACTCAGGGTGCTAACCCTCCATTTAGGCTCACCTGGGCTGGCCACCCATGGCCAGTTTTCAGATCCCCCTGGCCCTCCACAGACCCTGCAATTGCTAAGGTTAAAGGTTTTTGCTACTTCTTCTCCTAagcttaaaatattattttcccattCTTGGCCCCAACCTAACTGACAATATAAAGGTAAGATTATGAAGAGAAACATTCTAATGGTGCCATCTAATCTCCTAACTTAATTTTCACTTCCACGTTGTCTTCACACCTGTGGCGAgtgaaggcacagaaacagctttACATAAAGAAAATACTGACAGTGAGGGCTGGCCCCCAGTGACGGGAGATTCAAGAGGAAGGATGCCCACACAAACTATTTCATCTCTTCCTTGCCACTAGGATGAGAACTGCAAGGGTAAGGAAATCCAAACACCTATTCCAAGGGAGATCACTGAATATCTCCCCTGGGTCTGGCCCTTAATCCTGCCAaagccaggggcaggagccgTACCCACGGCATCCTAGTTTCCATCACCAGCCTCAGAAggtgtttctttatttctccattcattcACCCAACGTGACCCGAACTCTGGGGCTGTCAGGGGTGATGGAGGTTCCATTGTATCCCTAAAGCAGTCAGGACTccttgaagaatttttcctgtaaaatgagTTCCCCTATTTGAGACTCTTGCATCCACAATCCCAAatcttgaaattatttgttccaaaaatactttaacaACTGATCCTGTAGTGGctgaaacagctggaaatgtTTAACCCTGTTAACCCTGTTAAGAGACATACAATTACCAGAAGATATTTAAATCTTGCCACTCCGGGCATTTCACTAAAATCCACCTGGCATCTCTGGAAGTGATGAACAGCCCAactcctccctcccctggcaAGTTCCTTTGTAACTCTGTTAGTGGTTTCAGCACAAATCAAACAACCTTCATTAGCTTGTTTTGCCAGAGTAAAAAgagccacagcagcattttgagCAAGGCTTCTGCCAGTTCTCAGATGCCCAATGACTCCCTTCATGAAGTTGTTTTAACAATTTTAGGGACAGAGCTTTTTGTATCCACTGCCTCCCATCCCttgtaaataaattatttcctctttcctctgccACACTCTTTTTAATTATCTCAAGTTCCTCTGGAGGAAAAGACAGTTtctctggcagagctgcaatTACTGGGAGTAAGGAAAGGATCTTAGAGATTTCTGGCAACAATGCAGTTTTCCAAGCTTCTTTATCAGCCAGTCGGTTTCCAACTGCCTGATCCGAgcatcctgcctgctgccccttAATGTGGATTACTGACACACTTTTTGTAAAATCACCACTTCCAATAAGTGAGAGGTTAAGTTTTCATGAGTTAATGTCTTTCCCCTGCAGATTAATAAACCTCTTTCTTCCCATAGTTTCCCAAAGGCATCTATCACCCCATATGCATATTTAGAATCAGTAAAAACATTCACTGTCTTGTCCTGGGATAATTCACAGCCTCTGACaagcagacacagctctgctgtctgaGCTGGCCAGGTCTGGAGTGATCTCTGGCCGTCCTTTAATTGCTTCCCATTCACATCCTGTAAATCCTTTCCCTTCTACCAcacttttcctgtttcctgACAAAAGCAAATCACCCACATAGTACAACATCCTAACTTCTGAGGGTGGAGCAAACTCTATTCATATTTTCTGCCAAGCTTGCTGAAACAAAACTGGTGGCTCTGTATATCCCTGGGGGAGGACTGTCCAATGTAACTGTTGTTTTGccatttccctccttcctcctgttcTCACTCAAAGGTAAAATGCTGTTTACTGTGTTATGTACTCAGACACCTTGAGGATACATCCTTCAAATCCACTATGGAATAATGCTGATGTGAAGAAGGGATCTGATTCAAGAGAAATTTCAGACCATGGCTCTTCTCCTTCCCCGATTTGGGACCTGACCCTTCCCTTTGTCTGACCTCGCTGTTTCCATGATGTTTCTGTGCATATCTCCATCCTGGTGCTCTTCTTTCACTCAGGAGTGAGAACAAAGTGTCTGCAAGTCTCATTCTGGGCAGTGAAAGAGTTAATACCTCGCCTGGAATAAAGACGTGTTCTGGGGTGCACAGGCACACTCACCTCACCATCGTGAGCTCCTTTCATCATCAGCTCCTTTGTGAGAGGCGCTTTCGGGTGGCGCAGAACCCAGACGGGGTTTCCACGTGGGATTCCTCAGAGAGCCTTTATCGGGTCTTGCCACGAAGGTGCCAGGGATGAAAGAATCCCGAGGAGTCAGAGGGAGCCGGGGTTATATGGGAAAGGCAGGGGGTGGGGTAGAGCAACCAGCGAATCCTTGGAGGGTGCAGGGGCGGAGCAAGAGGGGAGGGCAAATAGGATACAAAAAATCTACATAAGTTACAAGGTACCCTGGGATGGTTTTTGTGTCTCCATCACATGGAGGGTTTTGGTTACCCAAGGGGTTTTCTCTAGGGTTgtactttaaatatttcagtcttcAGGTTTTGTTCCTCCTAGACATTCCCGGGTCTGAGGGCCACAGCCCTTCACAGAGTGACATTGAATCCTCATTAGGAATTGTCTCTTTTTGCTGCCTTTGAAAGAATTGTTTAATGGATCTGTTTTGACAGAATAAATTAATGGAATTGTTTTGATACGATTATTAAATTGCAGTATtttgacagaaatatttaatagaaTTTCTTAGATTGAGTAATTTAGTACAATTGTTCTGATAGAATGGTTCAATAGAATCTTTGAtataaaattgattttataCAATTATTTAATAGAATTTTTGTCTTACAACTGATTTGATACAATTATTTAACAGAATTATTCTGATAGAATAATTTAATAGAATTGTTATCATACAATTGATTTGGTATAATTATATAATAGAATTGCTTTGTACAATGGTCTTGTGGCACTCTGGCCACAGTGGCTGTGGTAGCCTTGTGGTTCAGGGAGTCTTGGTGATCATGGTGGTCACAGTGGCCTTGGTGCTTATAGTGACCATGGTAGCTGGAGtggctgtggtggctgcagtGGTCACAGTGCCAGTGGTGGCCACAGTGACCACATGGAGGCCATAGTGGCCAAGGGGACAATAGTGGCAGTGGTGGCCATGGTAGTCCTGGTGGCCTCGTTTCCCTGAGTGTCCTGGTTGAAACAGTGACCACAGATATCTTCCAGGCTTTGTGGTTCAGAGGATCCCTGTGGCCATGTCCAGAGCTTTGATGACCAGGAGGAGTCCTCTGAGATGGCgagggctctggggctgctcccacctgggGGACAAAGAGGGGAGTCAGGGGGACCATGGGTGAGTGAGGCGGTCAGGGGCGGCCAGAATGGGCTCTGGGGGTGACAGGAGAGATGGGGGCCATGAGGGGATAGTGACAGGGTGTGGGAGGTGGGGGTGCATGGGGAGGAGATAGGGAGGTCAGGGAGGTCATGGTGGGCTTAGGGGTGACAGGGGTCAGGATGACAGGGGGTGCAGGGGCCAGGGAGAGTGTCATGGGGGGGGTCCTGGCCCACCCACATCCAGCACACAGGGCCTGTCCTCAAAGCACAGTCTGTGTCCATGTCTatgtccatgtccctgtcccctccatgATGtgggggtccccatccctgtgccctgtcatggccattcctgtccccagacttggtgtccccagcacagggtgccCTTGACCCCACACCCACAATAGTtgcccctgtccctctcccccatccccagAGAGTGTCATTGTCCCCTGTGCCTCATcaggggtgtccccatggccccagtgggtgtccccatggccccagGGGGTATCcccactgctccaggctgtccccactgccccaggctgtccTCACCATTCACCCACTCGCAGTTGTATTTGCTCTCAGTCCCGATGGAGTTGAGGTGGATCCACACGTTCCCGCTTCCCTTGTTGACTTTGGTGACTTTGAACTTCTCAAAGGGTGGGATCAGCACCTCCTCCTCATAGGGAAATTTGGAGAATGCCTTGATGTCAGCGCCGTGACACGACCTCACCAGGAACTCCGTGGTGCTCCCAAAATATTTGGCGACACCTTTGCAAAGCGACGACGACGCGAATCGACCGAACCGGACGGTGTCACCAACGTTTGCCTTGAACTTGTAGTCATCCACCCCCCAGAACACACAGTGACATTTCTGTCCCTGATCGACCCTCAGCGTGGCCAGGGCGTCGgtcagcaggaaatgcagagttTTGTAGTCAAAGGTGTCCCGGTGTTCCTGGGGGGAGCGCCCGGCCACTCTCACTTCATCATCGAACTGCTCAGACAGGTCATCCATGGTGTAGGCCATGAGGGCGAATGTGTGGTCTGAGGATGACAGAGGGTACTGAGGGGATCCCCAAAATTTCCACAAGAGCATGGCCTTTGGCCAGACCTTGGTGAACAGAGAATTGTTCTGCAGCTCGGAGTGTttcagggctggcagctcctccatCATGGCATGGCTGCAGTTCTGGTACTGGTCATCGAAGGAGTCCGGGGCCATGTCCAGGGGTCTCACCGTTATGGCCGTGGTGGCCACGGTCATTGCCAGCAGAGACAGGGAGAGAGTCAGGAGGgccatggaggggagaagccaCAGGGACCAGTGtggacactgggggacacagaggggacacagaggggacactgagagggTTCCTCAGTGAGGGACTGGGGAGGGAAGTGGGGTCAGCCCAGGGGGAAGGGAGGCACTCCTGGCCAGGAAACCCGTGGACTGGTATGGAGTCTCTGATCCCATATCCTGGGGTTACTTTTGCCTCTCCTACTTCCCCCGGCCCCCAGGGACTCCAATCCCACAATACCATGGCCCACAGAAGCCCAATCCTACTCCCATGATTACAGTTCCCCTCAGCGCCCCCAGGACCCCAGCCCAAATCCTGGGGTCACTCCCTGAGCCCCTCAGTGTTCCCCTCAGCCTGTTCCCAgaccccaatcccaatcccattccccagTTTCTTTGGTGTCACCCCAGAACCTCAACCCAAATCCAATCATCACCCCCTACCCCCACAGTGCGTCCTAGCCCCCCCATGACTCCAATCCCACTCCCACCATCCCATGTCCCCCCTCACTttcccccagagcaccccaggaccccaatcccattcctgTGACttccccaatgtcccccagaCCCCAATCCCACAGTCTCCTGCCCCCAccaagtgtccccagtgtcaccccagcccCTGATACCGAAATCAGCCAGAGTGaactccctggcacagctggaggtaCCAGAGAGCCGGAATTCTTTATCAGCTCGGACTCACAGCGgatctctcctgctcctgcagctcagggaagcTTTGCACAGGATAGTTATCCATCCTAATAATAAATGTTCATTAAAATGGGCTGCTTAGCtaacacagagccagggcttTTCCCGTAAATAATTTGCATGGCTCCACCttttttgggataaaatttTATTCCTCTGTGGGGCCTTAAAATGGCTTCAGAGTGCAGTTTTCACTGAGTGCTCCAATATCCTGGATTGTCCTGCCTTGACCTTTTGCTTTTTgtccagtgctgcagcttgtCTGTTACAGAACATGCCAAAAACTCCTCATTGGTGCTCCCATTATTTGTTTCTACATCATCTCCAGCTACCTTTGCCCTGTTGTTTCCCCACTTTCActatcttttatatttttcttcttgttcatCTTTCAGTCCTATCCAGCACCTTCAATGGAACCaaacctttcccttctctctcttaTTTCTCCCCCCAACTCAGGACCCCAGTCCTACGGTCCCAGATCctccagtgcccccagtccccTCCCCACTGCTCACTGGGTTGCTGTCACACCCCAGACACCAACTGGGTTCCCCTATCAGATGACATCTCTGTAGGCACCCCGAGCCTGGATATGGTCCCTTGGGGGCGTTTCCTCCTCTGTTTGTGTGGCAGGAGAAGCTCTGGCGCCCTAAAAAAGGGCTCCACCAACACCTGGAGATACCTGAACCCTTCCTGGCATGGAAGCTCAGAAAATCCGTTTTCCTGCAATCCCCGGGACTGTTTCCTCTTTCAGCGATCCCTGGGGGTGATGGGTTTGAGCTCAAAGGGTTAATTTATCAGGAAATAACATTGCAGCAATTTATTTCAATGTAACTTCCTCCACGGATTTGGCAACCCCCACTGCTGCTGCGCCCTGGAATGTGGCACGGTGCCTTCTTTGGCTGCTATCGAGGAAGGACAATATTTCCTGTTGATATTTAATCAGAGATCCCTGTGCTGTGAAtagatttctttatttccagGTGTCTACACGGGCAGGAGCAATGCCCAAAGCAGACCTCAAGTGAGTTCCtatgtttgctctttttcctgCAGCCACCGGCAGAGCTCTTGGTGACACTGTGAGCTCCACTCTTGGTTCCACATCCTCTTGTGGTTACGGTGAGCAGAGTATAAACTGTATAGCAAAACCATCAACTTCTCTCCCAAATTGGACTTTCTGGCCCCTAGGATGAGCAGAACAGTCTCTGCTGCGGCTCACAGTTGTTTTGTGATCGAGTTGTTTTGAAAAGCACCCACAGGTTGGGTGCTGTCATTGATACACAAAAGCTCTAAGGGCTTTTTTAAAGCCTGGAAATCCCACAGGAAATGCAGATATCGGGGCCAAATTTGAGTTGCAGAACGCATATCCTTCCTCAAGAGTCCAAATCAATCTCATTCTGGGGTCTCCTTTGTGAGAGAGacacaggagagctgtggggTTCTTTTCAGCACTCCTCAATCTGAGAGAGCACAGGGGGAGCAGCACCCACCAAAAGCAAAAAGTGAAGCTGAGGTGATCTGGTGTATTGGACACTTGGTGAAAACCACACCCTGAATCCTCTTTAATGAATCTCCAGTGCATATTCTCTGTATTCTATTTGCCCTCCCCTCTTGCTCCGCTATTGTACCCTCACATGATTCCCCAGCTGCTTTGAAGTGTGATTTTAAATAGTTCAGATTTTATCTAAAGATTAGAAGTAATTCATAGTGATTAGGGTGCAAGTTAGAAAAACAAACGACAGGTTAATGATTATTAGATGCTCAAGCTAGAGTTAATAAGGGCATTGTTTGCATTTGGGAGCTTGTTTCAGTTTCATTTATACAAGGAGATGCAGTAAGTGAACCGTTATAAGAACAGATTGGAGCCAGTAGAAGAATGGCAGACATCTGGAATTTTTTATCAATCATCACGGTGGGGTTTTGTCTctggtgctctgggcaccagtTTTTTAGGCTGTCTTCTTTAATGACCCAAGCAGGGAATAGATGctataaagttgtttattgcagaagcacatcagtgTCAAAACTCAGAAGAGTCACAGGCACTACAGTCCATGCTAAGTTTTGGTATAAAGTCCCaaatagaagcagaagctgctcccagaggtCCTGGTAGGGTTGATATTGCTGTGGCAGCTTCTGTCTGCTATTTGCATGTTCATGATGGTGgcaagagagaaggaaaaaagcaaagcaaagcaaaaagcaaatggcaaaaagcaaatggcaaaacGCACCAGCTCTCCCCAATCCATGCTCTCATATAGAAACTTTCCGACAATGTAAGACACAAATTTGAACCATTTCCTCTTAACCTAtcagaattccagtttcttagcaTGCCAGGTTATGTATAAACTACACATATTGTCTATCTTGCTCAGTCTAAAAAATGCAAGCAATATTCTTTCTATAGTTTTATTATGTCTAAAACTatgggcctggagcctctatGGAAACTCGAGTATCTAGGACTATGTTTTccaaccttcactagaacttaCACTTCTGCTCTGGCATCTAAAACCTTTTACTCACTGAAAGATCTTCAAGTTCATTCTAAAGCTTCCTTACTGACTTGCTTgcttatcctaaaacttaaacttacacctctaccTTACGTGTCAGTGGCTTAACATACTTCAATCCACCCAAAggttttaattcaatccctgcactctgatttctctctgaagaatttgGAGAGATCCCCAAGTCACTGACTCCAACACATCACCAGTCAGGGGACCTTGGATTGTGCCAGAGGGTCACGGAGACTTGATGAAGACGTTCCTTACTTCATCTTCCTTAAACATGGACCCATTTCAAAACCACCAACAAAATTCAAGAGAAGAATTGCACACTCGTGATGGCAATTGGCCGTCATTTTAAGGCTAAATGAGGCTTTTGTCCTCATTTTAATAAAGAGTAGAGATGGAAGGTGCTGGGGTTATGCAAATGTATGGAATGTAAGACTTTGGGAAATAAATAGAGGACAAGGAACATTGCACAGGTATTACCCTCATGCAGCCCTCCACTGTCTTAGCAAACGTACAATTTTTAACTTTAATTAGTTTGAGGCTCTTTGTCCATGAGCATATCAGTTTTAACGATTCAGCTCtatcccaccccctgccattCCCATataaccccagctccctcacaCTTCCCGGGCTTCTTTTGTCCTTctcctaggttacaatgtaaagatatgCCCAAAAGAGTTTATTGTATCACtatctgctgaaaccaggtggggcaatgaTTCTTATCcctgtgggagatatctcctgttaatgggccatttGTTAAAGCTGgagcaatgttctttatcttcctccaggagatatcacctgttaatggccattgagtcccagtgcatgactgacaaaattccatcatcccagtgggagatgctccaccaagggggaggagccaagcctttcctacctagataaaaactgagatttggaacaccaaagcagcctttttccactgctttccagaggacaagagctaccagacctttctacaggatcactacttcaacaagaccactttATATGGACTGCAACCCGAACCAGCAGGGTctcaggttgtattctgactctgccactgctttccttttctaCGATTCCATGTATTTTATCGATGTAATTATGACTTAATTATATATTTGGGTCTTTTCCTTTCGTTTTCTCTTTTACTTCCAGGCACAGGATTGAAGCTCTAGGATGGGTAATGAGCTTAGTTGCCCTAGGCTTAGCTCTCCTGACAGAGGCATCTATTACCAAGTTGTGGGTAGCCTTGAATTAGGAGAATTTTCGTTTCCTAAAGGGAATCttaaaaattctgttcattCGATTTGTAAGTACTTTCCTAACTCTACaaattattctggttttttgcattattttaggGACAGTGTAGGGAAGAAGTTGTATCATGTTCAGGCTGAGGGAAACTTATCCGTTCCTATATTTATTCCTCTCTTTTGCGTTATTgttaaattaattgaaaaattgGGGAAAGTTTTGGGTTAGGGTCCCCAGTTAAAAACCCCTTGcattccttcctctccccaggCTCTCAGCCTTCTTCCCCACAAGAGGTGTGATCAGACGGCGGGTGGTTCCAGGGTGCACAGGGTTGCTGCCGATCCCCTGACACCTCCTGACAGAAATTCAGGCTGTCTGGGTATGCAACAGACTTTGTGGGGACCCACTTCTCCAAATTCCCTAAAGTTTGGGAGTTCAAACTCTCTGCTGAAACCATCTGGGTGCCGTGACAAACGTCATGTCTTCTCATATGGAGGCATCAAAACCCATTTTTAAGACATTGACAACCATTTCTCCTAAAGACCCCAAACCACTGAGTTGATTTTCAAGGATAGCACCGCCCATCTTCCTATaaactcctgctctgtgtgggtggtgatgccctggcacaggctgtccagagaagctgcagctgccccgTCCCTGGAAGGGCTCAAGGCCagggttggatggggtttggagcagcctggcctgggggaAGAtgtccctggctgggcagggctggcccccGACTCGCTTTAAGGTCgccccatcccaaaccattcccaagCTCTGGGGCCGGGCACTcggcagcaccagcagctcgTGCTGCCGCCTGCTGGTGGCACCCGGAACTGCAGCTGGTTTTTCACACTCACTTCTGCCCTCCAATGGAAAATTCCTGAACCGCAActcccagaatcccaaaattccagaatGGGTCAGGATGGAAGTAGCCAGAGTGGGCACCAGGACCAACCTCCCAGCTGAGGCAGCATCATCCTGAGCACAGGAATGGGTCCAGAGCAACCCAGAAATGGACACTGCACGGggcagaact
The nucleotide sequence above comes from Oenanthe melanoleuca isolate GR-GAL-2019-014 chromosome 2, OMel1.0, whole genome shotgun sequence. Encoded proteins:
- the LOC130250289 gene encoding erythroblast NAD(P)(+)--arginine ADP-ribosyltransferase-like, which produces MDNYPVQSFPELQEQERSACPHWSLWLLPSMALLTLSLSLLAMTVATTAITVRPLDMAPDSFDDQYQNCSHAMMEELPALKHSELQNNSLFTKVWPKAMLLWKFWGSPQYPLSSSDHTFALMAYTMDDLSEQFDDEVRVAGRSPQEHRDTFDYKTLHFLLTDALATLRVDQGQKCHCVFWGVDDYKFKANVGDTVRFGRFASSSLCKGVAKYFGSTTEFLVRSCHGADIKAFSKFPYEEEVLIPPFEKFKVTKVNKGSGNVWIHLNSIGTESKYNCEWVNGGSSPRALAISEDSSWSSKLWTWPQGSSEPQSLEDICGHCFNQDTQGNEATRTTMATTATIVPLATMASMWSLWPPLAL
- the LOC130250290 gene encoding erythroblast NAD(P)(+)--arginine ADP-ribosyltransferase-like, translating into MALLALPVALLAMTVTTAAIKVIPLDMAWDSFDDQYQGCGPAMRAQLPALNRSELQKNPLFAKVWPEAMREWQRRGSRLYPLSSKDQAIAIMAYTMNDLHQEFNEEVSMAGSSPLAYRDKFHFKTLHFLLTDALLTLRDSPGHKCRCVYWGVDDYTFEANVGDTVRFGRFASSSLCKGVAQGFGSATVFVVKTCHGGHIERFSRVEREKEVLIPPFEKFKVTKVKGKANVQIHLKSIGTESKYNCEWVTGGSGPKALAISGDSSWSPQLWQGPQGSSEPQSDEDICGHCNIYDSQDHQDTQKNKATNATTATTATMAALVAMASMWSLWPPLAL